The Sesamum indicum cultivar Zhongzhi No. 13 linkage group LG6, S_indicum_v1.0, whole genome shotgun sequence genomic interval aaatggaaTTCTTCCTGATGTTATTACGTTAACCATTGTAGTTCACATGTACTGTAAATCAGGAAATCTTGATCGAGCCAAAGAAGCATTTGAAAGCTTAAGGGCCCATGGCTTTCAACCTGACATGAAGGTCTACAATTCGATGATCATGGCCTATGTGAATGCTGGTCAACCAAAACTAGGTGAGTCTTTGATGAGAGAAATGGAAATGAGGGACATAAAGCCTACGAAGGAGATACATATGGCCTTGCTTCGGTCCTTTGCCCAGGTCGCTGATGTTAATGGAGCTGACCGAATTTCCACCACCATGCAATTTGCTGGCTTCCAGCCGAGTCAAGAATCCTGTGCATTAATGGTTGAGGCATGCGAGCGAGCCGGTAACCTGGACCAAGCTAGGCATAATTTTGATCAGATGATGAAACTTGGGCACAAGCCAGATGATAGATGCACAGCAAGTATGATTGCTGCTTATGGAAAGAAGAATTTGTTGGATAAAGccttaaatcttttattgGAACTCGAGAAGGATGGAATTGAGTCTGGGGTTGCTACTTATACTGTTCTTGTTGATTGGTTCAGCAAGTTGGAGCTTTTTGATGAAGTTGAACAGATACTGGATAAGATTGCCGAACAGGGGGAGGCTCCTCCGTTGAAGCTCCATATAAGCCTCTGTGACATGTACATTAAGTCTGGGGCTGAGAAGAAGGCGCTTCAAGCTTTAGGAGTTGTGGAGTCAAAGATTGAGCAACTGGAGTCTGCAGATTTTGAAAGGATTATAGATTCACTTAAAGCTGGCGGGTTTGTCGAGGATGCTCGAAGGATACATGTAATGATGGAAGCCCGGGGATTTGTACTATCTGAGCCATTGAAGGTAGCTCTAACGGCATCTCGAGCAGTGGGAACAAGTCATAGAAACAAGTACTCGCCAGAACAGAGATAAATTATCAGATAGTTCGGTTATCAGCTATAAGTCACGTCTGTTTATAAGAAAGCAAAATGATTATTGAGTGCTGAGGCTTCATTAGATTAGTGGCACTTCACCTAGACATGTAGTGAGTTTTACCGTCTGTTTGCATGTATGTTCTTTTTGTGCCCAAACCATGTAGTTCATCAATTTTAGAATCACCTCAAACAGGTCAAATGCAGAATCCTGAGGAAGTAGGTCGTGATTATTAGACAGCTATTAAAGTTAAGaggatattgataattttctaaataaggAGATAGTATTCATAAATACAACTGTTTAAGTTGTTCAATTGATAATCTTTTTCAACTCCATAAAACATCATATACTAGCCAAATACATTTTCGATTAAAATCTGACAGCATCTCGGAAAATATACAACAGATAACCCTGTTTCCAAGTAGCATCTAGAACAATTGCAACACCGAAACTgtgcaattttaaaaacatttagTAACAAAATACAAGTAACTAGTCtacaataattacaattctTTGCACACATCATAAATGAATTACATAATACAGACATCATGAATAAAAACATGTGAAAACAAAACATCTACTCGGCAAATTGTCAATTAAGATGTACTATATTTCCATAAGACCTTGTCCCTCTGACCGCGACATAGATCTTGTGTCAATGCCCTCTCCATTCCCCTAGTGGCTGGGTGGGTGCAAATATGACTGTCAACCCTCGAAAGTGTGGACATTCTTTTCTCCTCAATGAAGCATCCTGTGGATTAGCCTGTATTATTCTTCGAATAATAATGCGTTAACCCAAATGCATTATTAAAACAAAGTATTATAATAACATATGTATTCTGTTTAGTATTTATACATGAGGAATATAGGAATGCACCGCCAACCACCGTGCCCAACACTATCCTGACCTGGTAACTAAGTTATTTCATCGTCCCACTGAAGCTGGTGTGCGACCacaataattgatattatttcttttccatttttgctCAAGCCTAAGGTGTTTAACCTGAAGTTGTTTAACAGAGT includes:
- the LOC105163911 gene encoding pentatricopeptide repeat-containing protein At1g19525-like translates to MEKGGLEQMTGSAASTPSEDCSEDLWRTVWDVSNVVLQDMEKEKKKEKMKIFLQSEEVKEMYRFAGEVGIRGDMLRELRFKWARQKMEESEFHESLERLRKVEAQTESPGQEHLRKEIAVGEEGVGDNDNVGEGKQNIVSLPKRHGKIKYKIYGLDLSDPKWTEVADKVHKSGEVVWPQEPKPISGRCKLVADKILSLQEADDPAPLLGDWIGLLQPSRVDWIAFLDRLKEQNPHIYFQIAELVLGEESFDANVRDYSKLIDALAKENRLEDAERILTKMNENGILPDVITLTIVVHMYCKSGNLDRAKEAFESLRAHGFQPDMKVYNSMIMAYVNAGQPKLGESLMREMEMRDIKPTKEIHMALLRSFAQVADVNGADRISTTMQFAGFQPSQESCALMVEACERAGNLDQARHNFDQMMKLGHKPDDRCTASMIAAYGKKNLLDKALNLLLELEKDGIESGVATYTVLVDWFSKLELFDEVEQILDKIAEQGEAPPLKLHISLCDMYIKSGAEKKALQALGVVESKIEQLESADFERIIDSLKAGGFVEDARRIHVMMEARGFVLSEPLKVALTASRAVGTSHRNKYSPEQR